The window CAGGTGTCCCCAAAATTCGCTCACTGATCGCCAATCCGAGGCCAGTAACTCCCGGCGGTAAGTATTTTCGTGGGATTTGCCGCTGAGCCAATCAATAATGAAAAGCATCAATTTGGCCCTGTCATTCTCACTATCCATAGATAATGTTTGCGCGAAGAGTGTGCGGGCCCCTTGACGGTCTCCGTCGCAAAAGTGCATCATTCCGGCAGCGGTTACCAGGGCAGGATCATTCCGATGTCAGACAACGGGGTGGCTATCGGAACCGGTGCGGCTGTCCATCCGATGGCCACACCGGAGTCAATACCGATGACCTTGCCGCGAACGTCAATGACCGGTCCGCCGCTGTTGCCGCTATGGATAGAGGTGTTAACCTGGAGCATATTTTCAAAGGTGCGACGCACATG is drawn from Desulfobacterales bacterium and contains these coding sequences:
- a CDS encoding trypsin-like peptidase domain-containing protein, which translates into the protein MSVTQGHVRRTFENMLQVNTSIHSGNSGGPVIDVRGKVIGIDSGVAIGWTAAPVPIATPLSDIGMILPW